The following proteins are co-located in the Marinomonas profundi genome:
- a CDS encoding SDR family NAD(P)-dependent oxidoreductase: MINYQLNNKKAMVTGGASGIGLACAELMAFSGADIALWDLHDEALEKAKQSLSKYAVKCITIKVDVGNPEAVKAAMDETVKQLGGLDIAVNNAGIGGPSCKSGDYTTADWLNVINVNLNGVFYCQREAIAAMRKNASGSIVNMASILGQVAFEGSPAYVSAKHGVVGMSKTAAIEHAEEGIRINSVGPGFIHTPLVDDHLSADVLAILAEKHAMKRLGKPEEVAHLVAWLASDAASFVTASYYPVDGGYLAY; this comes from the coding sequence ATGATCAACTATCAACTAAATAATAAAAAGGCCATGGTGACAGGCGGCGCATCTGGGATTGGTTTAGCTTGTGCTGAATTAATGGCTTTTTCTGGTGCAGATATTGCTCTTTGGGATTTACACGACGAAGCGTTGGAAAAAGCCAAGCAATCACTCAGCAAATACGCCGTAAAATGCATCACGATTAAAGTCGATGTCGGTAACCCTGAGGCCGTCAAAGCAGCTATGGATGAAACCGTTAAACAGCTTGGCGGTTTAGACATTGCCGTTAACAACGCCGGTATTGGCGGGCCCTCTTGCAAATCCGGTGACTACACCACGGCAGATTGGCTTAACGTGATTAATGTGAACCTCAATGGTGTTTTTTACTGTCAACGCGAAGCCATAGCGGCAATGCGTAAAAATGCTTCTGGCAGTATTGTTAATATGGCGTCGATTCTTGGTCAGGTAGCATTCGAAGGCTCACCCGCCTATGTCAGTGCAAAGCATGGTGTCGTTGGTATGTCCAAAACCGCTGCGATTGAGCACGCTGAAGAAGGCATTCGCATTAACTCAGTAGGACCCGGTTTCATTCATACACCTTTGGTGGATGATCATTTAAGCGCTGATGTGCTGGCCATACTCGCCGAAAAACACGCCATGAAACGACTCGGCAAACCAGAAGAAGTCGCTCATCTTGTTGCTTGGTTAGCCAGCGATGCAGCGTCTTTCGTGACGGCGTCTTATTACCCGGTCGACGGGGGTTATCTCGCTTATTAG
- a CDS encoding class II glutamine amidotransferase: MCRWMAYQGDPVYLESLLFEQEHSLIHQSLSARKSEVTVNADGFGLGWYDEREEPGLYHEVLPAWSDSNLKSLAKHIKSGLFFAHVRASTGTATNRSNCHPFSYKNWLFMHNGQIGGYEFLRWQLDRLIPEHLYNHRHGATDSEVIFLLMIANGLEKNPESAIEITLAQILDMMKQKNIKDPLRFTAVLSNGEDIIAVRFSSDNHAPSLYCKKFEQHIVIGSEPLDHCGDSWTQVPAGHIAHIKNNAYQIKALPELLKMTA; this comes from the coding sequence ATGTGTCGTTGGATGGCCTATCAAGGTGACCCCGTTTACCTTGAGTCATTACTTTTTGAGCAAGAACACTCCTTAATTCATCAAAGTCTCAGCGCCCGAAAATCGGAAGTGACCGTCAACGCCGATGGTTTTGGCTTAGGTTGGTACGATGAACGTGAAGAGCCCGGTCTTTATCATGAAGTCCTGCCTGCTTGGAGTGACAGCAACTTAAAAAGTCTGGCGAAACATATAAAGAGCGGCTTATTTTTTGCTCACGTTCGCGCCTCTACAGGTACCGCAACCAACCGTTCGAACTGCCACCCATTCAGTTACAAAAACTGGCTGTTCATGCACAACGGCCAGATTGGCGGCTATGAATTTTTGCGCTGGCAGCTGGATCGTTTGATTCCCGAACATCTTTATAACCATCGCCATGGCGCGACAGACTCGGAAGTGATTTTCTTATTGATGATTGCGAACGGTTTAGAGAAAAATCCAGAGTCGGCAATTGAAATAACCCTAGCGCAAATTCTCGACATGATGAAACAGAAGAATATAAAAGACCCGTTGCGTTTCACCGCTGTTTTGTCTAACGGAGAAGACATCATTGCCGTACGCTTCTCCAGTGATAACCATGCGCCCAGCTTATATTGCAAAAAGTTTGAACAGCACATTGTGATTGGTTCTGAGCCGCTTGATCATTGTGGAGACAGCTGGACACAAGTGCCTGCTGGCCACATAGCTCATATTAAAAACAACGCCTATCAAATCAAAGCACTTCCTGAATTACTTAAAATGACCGCCTAA